The Haemorhous mexicanus isolate bHaeMex1 chromosome 8, bHaeMex1.pri, whole genome shotgun sequence genome includes a window with the following:
- the COBLL1 gene encoding cordon-bleu protein-like 1 isoform X2, with amino-acid sequence MIAFYLHLAERILSYRNCIVTQTGRNCRRKSKAPPPPSETKSIAVSPFDNTEPTNLIMEQKENVIDKDIELSVVLPGDVIKYTTVNGRKPMMDLLIFLCAQYHLNPSSYTIELVSAENSQIKFKPNTPVGMLEVEKVILKAKQMDKKKPAPVIPEQTVRVVINYKKTQKTVVRVSPHSPLQELISIICSKCEFDPSHTLLLKSYQSQEPLDMTKSLNDLGLRELYAMDVSQATSPVDLNLSSFQGSYQSEHIDVLKEKENKGFFSFFQRNKKKREQAASAPATPLMSKPRPTSIVRGSTVSRQYDSSTLPAEMPKKRRAPLPPLPSSQSAPQELARAQGRPACDIVKSNSFHRHEQGAAGLVRKGSLPLSDTAAVNSSLRRMKRKAPLPPSRAPEDQSESSNEPVTESTESASTKVEGRATEMQPETDVRSSEHNLEEIDEREEIGVQQGEDSGSTNTSPGIGEVTAAFISAEVSLGNDKNDPASSAPAPGSVPTDNSQSFREEKQENMSTDGKGLQTKISSEDAGFQTDRKLKILDQNKTVDRSDAQLLPTTEEGKEFQTAEIQTVDFGGNNKLEVDRLSNCQACKNDISVSHRNYPLLISEKQDGKTNATGLDTVKTQDVGIQTLDSNLGRTAQKEITDPQGVESSTFSELVPQHHRDKNNSLAQVMHGMHQESEDTSIEQNLETQEISHKKVIPIKDQSHIYINGSDFASPEITAETPDDSPVKGQPFYRQDTKSKPKPANEITRDYIPKIGMTTYKIVPPKFLEMMKSWESEVLSDHKDQEVSTLEGPKEFIVQTEIPHLSKSVGPLQVGSQNESAAANGLLQRVNSISEHTVTSGAEIATESNQMERESFRQPVPLMLNLDNTNASSETEDKSNASSPLSPTMKPSSFYLQMQRRASGHYVTSAVARSTVCAPNSIQNEVKNTEMGKKISSPDLTSLALQKASTPSPPADQEKVDDGKITESSTSPVKSNKPLNVPSCPPAPLNLRTLRNFAVPKPYSSSRPSPFALAVSSAVKRSQSFNKTRTITSQALREEFPVEHSSVPLAAGFSSATSMPEVKGPSLQTITAGSQNSLMDKKGSHVHSEQKSQAQSGASPDHPRPVTKRQTAMTLPRVDPEQIHQSLLAAIRSGEAAAKLKRVGPPSNTIAVNGRARLNPLCSTEAKANP; translated from the exons aagaaaatctaAGGCACCACCTCCTCCATCTGAAACAAAATCCATTGCTGTTTCTCCATTTGATAACACAGAGCCAACCAACCTCATCATGGAACAGAAAGAGAATGTAATTGATAAAGATATTGAATTATCAGTGGTCCTGCCAGGAGATGTGATCAAGTACACTACAGTGAATGGGAG GAAGCCCATGATGGACTTGCTGATCTTTCTGTGTGCACAGTATCATTTAAATCCATCAAGTTATACCATAGAGTTGGTATCAGCAGAAAATAGCCAGATTAAATTCAAACCAAACACACCAGTGGGAATGCTTGAAGTTGAAAAGGTGAttttaaaggcaaaacaaaTGGATAAGAAGAAACCTGCTCCAGTTATACCAGAG cAAACAGTAAGGGTAGTGATAAACTACAAGAAGACACAGAAAACAGTAGTAAGAGTTAGTCCACATTCACCCCTTCAAGAGCTCATATCAATTATCTGCAGCAAATGTGAGTTTGATCCTTCACATACTCTACTACTGAAGAGTTACCAGTCTCAAGAACCCCTTGATATGACAAAATCTCTTAATGATCTCGGACTAAGAGAACTATATGCCATGGATGTCAGTCAAG CCACATCACCAGTTGATTTAAATTTATCATCTTTTCAAG gGTCCTACCAATCTGAACACATAGATGTtctgaaggagaaagaaaacaaagggtttttcagcttttttcaacgaaacaagaagaaaagagaacaa GCTGCTAGTGCCCCAGCAACTCCATTGATGAGCAAGCCAAGGCCAACGTCCATCGTGAGAGGCAGCACTGTCAGCAGGCAGTACGACTCCAGCACTCTGCCGGCGGAAATGCCGAAGAAGCGGAGAGCTCCCCTGccgcccctgcccagctcccagagcgCTCCCCAGGAACTCGCACGAGCCCAGGGCCGACCTGCGTGTGACATTGTGAAATCCAACAGCTTCCATAGGCACGAGCAG GGCGCTGCAGGATTGGTGCGGAAAGGTTCCCTGCCGCTCAGTGACACCGCTGCCGTGAACTCCTCGCTGCGCAGGATGAAGCGCAAGGCGCCCTTGCCACCCTCCAGAGCGCCAGAAGATCAAAGTGAAAGCAGTAATGAGCCTG TAACAGAGTCAACAGAATCAGCCTCCACTAAAGTGGAAGGAAGAGCCACTGAAATGCAGCCCGAAACAG ATGTAAGGAGCTCAGAACATAACCTGGAGGAGATTGATGAAAGGGAGGAAATAGGTGTGCAACAGGGAGAGGACAGTGGAAGTACCAACACCTCTCCTGGGATAGGAGAGGTTACTGCAGCCTTCATCTCTGCTGAGGTATCCCTGGGAAATGACAAAAATGATCCTGCTtcatcagctcctgctcctggcagtgtTCCCACAGACAACTCGCAAAgcttcagggaagaaaaacaagaaaatatgaGCACAGATGGCAA AGGACTACAGACTAAGATAAGCAGTGAGGATGCTGGATTTCAAACAGACAGGAAGCTTAAAATTTTAGatcaaaataaaactgttg ATCGCAGTGATGCACAACTCCTTCCAACAacagaagaagggaaagaattTCAGACAGCCGAAATTCAAACAGTAGATTTTGGAGGGAATAACAAGCTTGAAGTTGACAGACTATCAAACTGCCAGGCATGTAAAAATGACATCTCTGTAAGTCATAGGAATTATCCTCTACTGATTTCAGAAAAGCAAGATGGCAAAACAAATGCAACTGGCTTGGACACAGTAAAAACTCAGGATGTTGGAATCCAGACTTTGGATAGCAATTTGGGAAGGACTGCACAGAAGGAAATTACTGATCCTCAGGGTGTTGAATCATCCACATTTAGTGAACTGGTTCCTCAACACCACAGAGATAAGAACAACTCCCTTGCTCAAGTGATGCATGGAATGCATCAAGAGAGTGAAGATACTTCAATAGAACAAAATCTTGAGACACAAGAAATTTCTCATAAAAAAGTAATTCCAATAAAAGACCAGAGTCACATCTATATAAATGGCAGTGATTTTGCTTCACCAGAAATAACTGCTGAAACTCCAGATGATTCTCCTGTAAAAGGTCAGCCTTTTTATAGACAGGACACCAAATCTAAACCCAAACCTGCTAATGAAATTACAAGGGATTACATACCAAAAATTGGGATGACTACTTATAAGATAGTGCCTCCAAAATTCTTAGAAATGATGAAGAGCTGGGAATCAGAAGTTCTGTCAGATCATAAGGATCAAGAGGTATCTACTTTGGAAGGCCCCAAAGAATTCATAGTGCAAACTGAAATTCCTCATCTGTCAAAAAGTGTGGGTCCTTTACAGGTTGGGTCACAAAATGAATCTGCAGCAGCAAATGGTCTGCTGCAGAGGGTGAACAGCATTTCTGAACATACTGTGACCTCTGGAGCTGAGATTGCTACTGAGAGCAACCAGATGGAAAGAGAGTCTTTCAGGCAGCCTGTCCCACTGATGCTAAACTTGGATAATACAAATGCTTCTTCTGAGACAGAGGACAAGTCAAATGCATCAAGTCCATTAAGTCCTACAATGAAGCCTAGTTCTTTTTATCTGCAGATGCAGCGAAGAGCGTCAGGTCACTATGTGACATCTGCGGTTGCCAGAAGCACAGTTTGTGCTCCTAATTCAATTCAAAATGAAGTTAAGAATACAGAGATGGGTAAAAAAATCTCATCACCTGATTTGACTTCTTTGGCTTTACAAAAAGCAAGtactccctctcctcctgcagatcAAGAAAAAGTTGATGATGGAAAAATCACTGAGTCTTCCACTTCTCCTGTTAAAAGCAATAAGCCTTTAAATGTTCCCTCCTGTCCTCCAGCACCACTGAATCTAAGAACTCTCAGAAATTTTGCAGTTCCAAAGCCATACTCCAGCTCAAGACCATCCCCTTTTGCTCTTGCTGTCTCATCTGCTGTCAAAAGGTCACAATCATTCAATAAGACGCGTACGATCACTAGCCAGGCGCTGAGAGAGGAATTTCCAGTGGAACACTCTTCTGTCCCTTTGGCAGCTGGATTCTCCTCAGCTACCTCCATGCCTGAAGTGAAAGGTCCTTCCTTACAGACCATAACAGCGGGGTCACAAAATAGTCTAATGGATAAG AAAGGCAGCCATGTGCATAGTGAGCAGAAGAGTCAGGCGCAGTCAGGTGCTTCCCCTGACCACCCACGCCCTGTCACCAAGAGACAAACCGCGATGACGCTCCCGCGTGTTGACCCCGAACAGATCCACCAGAGCCTGCTGGCTGCAATCcgctctggagaagctgctgccaaATTGAAAAGG GTTGGTCCTCCATCAAACACCATAGCTGTCAATGGACGAGCCAGGCTTAATCCTTTGTGTTCCACAGAAGCTAAGGCTAATCCCTAG
- the COBLL1 gene encoding cordon-bleu protein-like 1 isoform X5 yields MDGRARPGAAPPPSGRKSKAPPPPSETKSIAVSPFDNTEPTNLIMEQKENVIDKDIELSVVLPGDVIKYTTVNGRKPMMDLLIFLCAQYHLNPSSYTIELVSAENSQIKFKPNTPVGMLEVEKVILKAKQMDKKKPAPVIPEQTVRVVINYKKTQKTVVRVSPHSPLQELISIICSKCEFDPSHTLLLKSYQSQEPLDMTKSLNDLGLRELYAMDVSQATSPVDLNLSSFQGSYQSEHIDVLKEKENKGFFSFFQRNKKKREQAASAPATPLMSKPRPTSIVRGSTVSRQYDSSTLPAEMPKKRRAPLPPLPSSQSAPQELARAQGRPACDIVKSNSFHRHEQGAAGLVRKGSLPLSDTAAVNSSLRRMKRKAPLPPSRAPEDQSESSNEPVTESTESASTKVEGRATEMQPETDVRSSEHNLEEIDEREEIGVQQGEDSGSTNTSPGIGEVTAAFISAEVSLGNDKNDPASSAPAPGSVPTDNSQSFREEKQENMSTDGKGLQTKISSEDAGFQTDRKLKILDQNKTVVKDRSDAQLLPTTEEGKEFQTAEIQTVDFGGNNKLEVDRLSNCQACKNDISVSHRNYPLLISEKQDGKTNATGLDTVKTQDVGIQTLDSNLGRTAQKEITDPQGVESSTFSELVPQHHRDKNNSLAQVMHGMHQESEDTSIEQNLETQEISHKKVIPIKDQSHIYINGSDFASPEITAETPDDSPVKGQPFYRQDTKSKPKPANEITRDYIPKIGMTTYKIVPPKFLEMMKSWESEVLSDHKDQEVSTLEGPKEFIVQTEIPHLSKSVGPLQVGSQNESAAANGLLQRVNSISEHTVTSGAEIATESNQMERESFRQPVPLMLNLDNTNASSETEDKSNASSPLSPTMKPSSFYLQMQRRASGHYVTSAVARSTVCAPNSIQNEVKNTEMGKKISSPDLTSLALQKASTPSPPADQEKVDDGKITESSTSPVKSNKPLNVPSCPPAPLNLRTLRNFAVPKPYSSSRPSPFALAVSSAVKRSQSFNKTRTITSQALREEFPVEHSSVPLAAGFSSATSMPEVKGPSLQTITAGSQNSLMDKKGSHVHSEQKSQAQSGASPDHPRPVTKRQTAMTLPRVDPEQIHQSLLAAIRSGEAAAKLKRVGPPSNTIAVNGRARLNPLCSTEAKANP; encoded by the exons aagaaaatctaAGGCACCACCTCCTCCATCTGAAACAAAATCCATTGCTGTTTCTCCATTTGATAACACAGAGCCAACCAACCTCATCATGGAACAGAAAGAGAATGTAATTGATAAAGATATTGAATTATCAGTGGTCCTGCCAGGAGATGTGATCAAGTACACTACAGTGAATGGGAG GAAGCCCATGATGGACTTGCTGATCTTTCTGTGTGCACAGTATCATTTAAATCCATCAAGTTATACCATAGAGTTGGTATCAGCAGAAAATAGCCAGATTAAATTCAAACCAAACACACCAGTGGGAATGCTTGAAGTTGAAAAGGTGAttttaaaggcaaaacaaaTGGATAAGAAGAAACCTGCTCCAGTTATACCAGAG cAAACAGTAAGGGTAGTGATAAACTACAAGAAGACACAGAAAACAGTAGTAAGAGTTAGTCCACATTCACCCCTTCAAGAGCTCATATCAATTATCTGCAGCAAATGTGAGTTTGATCCTTCACATACTCTACTACTGAAGAGTTACCAGTCTCAAGAACCCCTTGATATGACAAAATCTCTTAATGATCTCGGACTAAGAGAACTATATGCCATGGATGTCAGTCAAG CCACATCACCAGTTGATTTAAATTTATCATCTTTTCAAG gGTCCTACCAATCTGAACACATAGATGTtctgaaggagaaagaaaacaaagggtttttcagcttttttcaacgaaacaagaagaaaagagaacaa GCTGCTAGTGCCCCAGCAACTCCATTGATGAGCAAGCCAAGGCCAACGTCCATCGTGAGAGGCAGCACTGTCAGCAGGCAGTACGACTCCAGCACTCTGCCGGCGGAAATGCCGAAGAAGCGGAGAGCTCCCCTGccgcccctgcccagctcccagagcgCTCCCCAGGAACTCGCACGAGCCCAGGGCCGACCTGCGTGTGACATTGTGAAATCCAACAGCTTCCATAGGCACGAGCAG GGCGCTGCAGGATTGGTGCGGAAAGGTTCCCTGCCGCTCAGTGACACCGCTGCCGTGAACTCCTCGCTGCGCAGGATGAAGCGCAAGGCGCCCTTGCCACCCTCCAGAGCGCCAGAAGATCAAAGTGAAAGCAGTAATGAGCCTG TAACAGAGTCAACAGAATCAGCCTCCACTAAAGTGGAAGGAAGAGCCACTGAAATGCAGCCCGAAACAG ATGTAAGGAGCTCAGAACATAACCTGGAGGAGATTGATGAAAGGGAGGAAATAGGTGTGCAACAGGGAGAGGACAGTGGAAGTACCAACACCTCTCCTGGGATAGGAGAGGTTACTGCAGCCTTCATCTCTGCTGAGGTATCCCTGGGAAATGACAAAAATGATCCTGCTtcatcagctcctgctcctggcagtgtTCCCACAGACAACTCGCAAAgcttcagggaagaaaaacaagaaaatatgaGCACAGATGGCAA AGGACTACAGACTAAGATAAGCAGTGAGGATGCTGGATTTCAAACAGACAGGAAGCTTAAAATTTTAGatcaaaataaaactgttg TTAAAGATCGCAGTGATGCACAACTCCTTCCAACAacagaagaagggaaagaattTCAGACAGCCGAAATTCAAACAGTAGATTTTGGAGGGAATAACAAGCTTGAAGTTGACAGACTATCAAACTGCCAGGCATGTAAAAATGACATCTCTGTAAGTCATAGGAATTATCCTCTACTGATTTCAGAAAAGCAAGATGGCAAAACAAATGCAACTGGCTTGGACACAGTAAAAACTCAGGATGTTGGAATCCAGACTTTGGATAGCAATTTGGGAAGGACTGCACAGAAGGAAATTACTGATCCTCAGGGTGTTGAATCATCCACATTTAGTGAACTGGTTCCTCAACACCACAGAGATAAGAACAACTCCCTTGCTCAAGTGATGCATGGAATGCATCAAGAGAGTGAAGATACTTCAATAGAACAAAATCTTGAGACACAAGAAATTTCTCATAAAAAAGTAATTCCAATAAAAGACCAGAGTCACATCTATATAAATGGCAGTGATTTTGCTTCACCAGAAATAACTGCTGAAACTCCAGATGATTCTCCTGTAAAAGGTCAGCCTTTTTATAGACAGGACACCAAATCTAAACCCAAACCTGCTAATGAAATTACAAGGGATTACATACCAAAAATTGGGATGACTACTTATAAGATAGTGCCTCCAAAATTCTTAGAAATGATGAAGAGCTGGGAATCAGAAGTTCTGTCAGATCATAAGGATCAAGAGGTATCTACTTTGGAAGGCCCCAAAGAATTCATAGTGCAAACTGAAATTCCTCATCTGTCAAAAAGTGTGGGTCCTTTACAGGTTGGGTCACAAAATGAATCTGCAGCAGCAAATGGTCTGCTGCAGAGGGTGAACAGCATTTCTGAACATACTGTGACCTCTGGAGCTGAGATTGCTACTGAGAGCAACCAGATGGAAAGAGAGTCTTTCAGGCAGCCTGTCCCACTGATGCTAAACTTGGATAATACAAATGCTTCTTCTGAGACAGAGGACAAGTCAAATGCATCAAGTCCATTAAGTCCTACAATGAAGCCTAGTTCTTTTTATCTGCAGATGCAGCGAAGAGCGTCAGGTCACTATGTGACATCTGCGGTTGCCAGAAGCACAGTTTGTGCTCCTAATTCAATTCAAAATGAAGTTAAGAATACAGAGATGGGTAAAAAAATCTCATCACCTGATTTGACTTCTTTGGCTTTACAAAAAGCAAGtactccctctcctcctgcagatcAAGAAAAAGTTGATGATGGAAAAATCACTGAGTCTTCCACTTCTCCTGTTAAAAGCAATAAGCCTTTAAATGTTCCCTCCTGTCCTCCAGCACCACTGAATCTAAGAACTCTCAGAAATTTTGCAGTTCCAAAGCCATACTCCAGCTCAAGACCATCCCCTTTTGCTCTTGCTGTCTCATCTGCTGTCAAAAGGTCACAATCATTCAATAAGACGCGTACGATCACTAGCCAGGCGCTGAGAGAGGAATTTCCAGTGGAACACTCTTCTGTCCCTTTGGCAGCTGGATTCTCCTCAGCTACCTCCATGCCTGAAGTGAAAGGTCCTTCCTTACAGACCATAACAGCGGGGTCACAAAATAGTCTAATGGATAAG AAAGGCAGCCATGTGCATAGTGAGCAGAAGAGTCAGGCGCAGTCAGGTGCTTCCCCTGACCACCCACGCCCTGTCACCAAGAGACAAACCGCGATGACGCTCCCGCGTGTTGACCCCGAACAGATCCACCAGAGCCTGCTGGCTGCAATCcgctctggagaagctgctgccaaATTGAAAAGG GTTGGTCCTCCATCAAACACCATAGCTGTCAATGGACGAGCCAGGCTTAATCCTTTGTGTTCCACAGAAGCTAAGGCTAATCCCTAG